Genomic DNA from Setaria italica strain Yugu1 chromosome V, Setaria_italica_v2.0, whole genome shotgun sequence:
TCTTTGGTGGTAAGCGCCTTCGGGTTGAAGTCGTGTCCTTGGGAGTCCTAGATGACTTGCTAGATAGCACAACTCCTCTTCTACCCTTCTGATTGACAACTTTAAGAGCACTTGAAGTCTTAGCcgaccttgaggtccttccttTGGTGCTCGCACTCTGTGGGTTCGCAGCCCTTCTGACATTGTTAGTTGTCAGAGCTTCCAAGCTCTCATTTTTCTTCATGGCCTCTTCAATCTTTGTAGCTAAAGCCACATTTTTCTTAGCCACAAGGCTTGTAACTTTCCCTGCATTTGGGATGACAATGAGGATTCATGAGTAGACAGAATATGAAAATGCAAAACTGCTCCCTGTCCAAAGATCATAAAGCCACGACTACTCACTGTTTGTGGATATCTCTGAGTGGCAAACATATTTTTGCTAACCCATCTCCCTTCTGACACAAAATCACATATTATTTTGTTTCACAGGAGCCATTTCAAACTCCCTTTATtctattcctttttttttctaagctTGAAAAGTGTAACTGACTTTTTTTTATCCAAACTACAATTGAAAATTCTTTTACTGAATGAACAGCAAAGTTTCTCTGCAGCGAAGACATTGAAATGGTAACCTAAGCTTCAACAATGGAGGGTAGTTTCTGGTCCGTAATTAGGTCATGACAAAAATATAACGGATCATAGTGAATAGAATACATGATTAGCAAAGAAATGATAAAGAGCAAGTAAATGCGTACAGTTATAGCTGAGAATCGTTACCTTTGGCTCCCATGCGTGCAGTTCTTCCAGTTCTGTGAAGATAATCAATCTAAAAACACAAAAGATAATTACAAGATAGATGTGCATAAGAATCACTATGATGGGAGTAAATGCAATCAGACCATGTAGTAAGTGTAACGCATACCGAATTCGATGGGAAGTCAAACATGATGACATGGTCAACATCCAAGTCCAGACCTCTAGCTGCCAGATCAGTGCATACCAATGTTGGGCAATCCCCCTCTTCATTACGGAACTTGTTCAGGTTCTCAACTCTACAATTGATTACCAGGTCTCATAAAAATGAAGTCACCTGCTTAAAAAACAGAACAGAATAAGAAACACAACAAACCTCTCTTCGGCCGGGACCTCTCCATGATAGTTAACAGTAGATATCTGATTCTCAGTCAGAAAATGGTCCACTGCGCGACTTGAATTTAAAGTATTACAGAACACCATAATTTTGTTTCCCTTCGCCAAGCTTGGCTCAAGAACCTACATAAAATAGAGTTCTTCATTATCTCATGAGTTAGATAGTTTTAAATATATGTGTATTGCAGTTCTGCCTCTGTCTTCCGACTCTGCCACATTCAATACTAAAGTCCACATAGGACAAAATAAAACTTGATTAATGATAAAAGCAAGCAAAGAATGACTCTGCCTCGCAGATTACCCCAAAGGCCCAAACTAGCAGGAGGCCAAAGATGTTTTGAGAAAGATCACTTCTTAATTGAATTCCAGATGCAATAGTGTGTTTACTATTTCATTCATAGTTCACAACTTCACATTTTCACAAAAATTGGCATAAAATTCATCCACCCAACAGAGTATGGGGCCCTTGGGGCAATTTATTTGATTGCAGGCACAGGCATACTGAATATGGCTGGGGATTTTCCTATGAGTATTGGAGCGTGTCCAAGCAGATTAAAGAGGATGAGTTGTCAGAGGCTGCAATTATTTGAATTATTTCTGCTATATTTATCATAAAAAGGAGGAGGTGCAAGATTCTCATTCGGACTTCTTGCAGAGTGGAACAACACAGTACCAGAAAACGACATATGTCTTACAAAGAAGAAACATAATTGTACTGACAACAAGATATAACAAGAAATGGAGAATACAAATACAAAACTAGTCTGTTgaattttctttcaaaaatgtCCAGTTCGAAAGTAGCTTGGATTGGATGGAAAGACAGGTGTATGTGCATAGGAGAGGAGTGAAGAGTTAACCTGCAGAAGAGCCTCAAGTTTGTTTTCTGAGCCAGTGAGTTTGATAAAGTCATGTCGTGCTGTTGCAACTCTCTTTTGAAATGTTGATGTCCGCAAATGGACAATACCTTCAAATTCCTCATCAATCAACTTTTGTACAGCCTGCAGTAAAGGAATACCGAAAAAAGGGGATTAAAATACATAATAACAATAACTAATTAAACAATACCCCCTCTGTTTCTAAGTATATGGCGTTTCGGACAAgttaactaattcatttttcaattaattagcttgtcctaaacatcatatatttaaaaacagaCGGAGTATATGTATATCTGAAGTATCAATACTGCTACATGGAAGAGGTCAAAATATTTTGTACTTAAATAGTAATTGGTGCAGCAAGTAAGATGCTTTAAAGGTGGACCAATAAGCAGTGTGTACTAACCATGTATGCCATATATGAATTACAAGCAGAGAATCAGATAGGTTTGGAGGGAGGGATGATTGGTGAGCATAAGACCTTTGTCATGGTAGCAGTAACTAATACAGTTTGGAACCCCTGATCACCAGGCTTTGTGGCACGATTTTTCAATGGAGCAAGGAACTTCCGTATGTCTGGTCCAAAGCCTTGATCAAACATTGTATCTGCCTCATCCAGAACCTGcaaacgcaaaaaaaaaaaaatcaaaataagaCTATTAGGAGAACAGTGAAGATGTCACAAAATGGTATGTATCTGTCACACAAACTTAATAACATACCAGATACTTAATATCACCGTAAACCATGTTACCATCCTTAATATGATCCAAGATCCTTCCAGGAGTACCAACAACCATGTCAACAGGCATGTTCAAAGAATCTTCCTGGGGTCTTAGACGGGTGCCTCCACTAACCATCGTTGACCGGAAACGCGCATGATGGCTGATGGACTTTGCAACACGATAGACCTGTAGTTTGAGCAATGTGCATGAACTACTGCTGCAACCAAGATATAGCATTGTTACCAGAAAATAGTTTGTATCATGACCAACCTGCTCAGTTAGCTCCCTTGTGGGGCAGAGTACTACTGCTCTTGGCCGCCTTGGCTTCATTGACATTCCCAACATTGCTTCATCACGCCGAAGTAGCTACAAGATAAAGAAAGTGCCATGGTTACCTTTTGTTAGGCATATCCTGACTCACAGATATATATAATGGAGAAAATCCCTAATTTCTAGTttggagaaagaaaaaactgcttTATTCAAATCCAATAAGATTATAACATATTAGGTTTGTAATCACGCTTTGTCATTAGATGACTTGCATGGGCGATAAATTTTTTCTTGGCTTCAATAGCCTTAGATGATATAGCAGCAAGCAGCCATCAGGAATTCGTAGTGATGAAAACATGGCACCTCAATCGATTTTACAAAATGAGTGGAAAACGTCTCAAAGGACAAGAAATGATCCTCAATGACATAAGTCGTGTACCATCGTTTTACTAAAATCATGAGCTAACAATGGTGAAATAAAAATGAATGCATAATGCAAAGCAATTTACTCTTTCCTCCACGATTATTACAATTGTACAGGCAAGCAACACCATATTGAGAAGAAGGAAGTACCTGAACAAGAGGGAGCAGGTAGGCGAGCGTCTTCCCGGATCCCGTGTGCGAGCCGAGCACGACGCTGGTGCCGTCCAGAACCGCGGGAACGCCGACGCACTGGATCTCCGTGGGCTTGGAGATGCCCATCTCCCCGAGCGCGGCCATCacctcctccccgagcccgagctccTCGAAGCTCTCCGCGGCCTCGACCCTCCTCCCCTGCTGCGGGTGCTGCGAGGTCCGCTCCCCGCCCCTCGCCGCCTTCCCCCGCGGGGGAAGGTTCGGGGAGCCGGGGGAGGAGGAGTCCTTgaggtggcggaggcggaggcgctcgAGGAGGAGCTCGTGCCGCGGAGGGGGAGCGGGAGCGGAGGTGGGGGTGAgggtgggggcggcggtggagagggccgcgcggaggaggcggaggcggaggggggaCGGGCGGGAGAGCAGGAGGcagcgaccggcggcggcggcgccggccatcGCCATGGGTGACTGGTTGAGGGTTTAGGGAGGGGAGGGCGCGGATAAGAGCTGCTCGTGCTGCGGATACGCACGGAGCCGTCCCGAACCGGGCCCGAGCTACCCAGTGGAGAAGAGAGAGCCCAGAGCACGATCCAAACGGTGCCACTGCCAGTGGGCCTCATGACCATGCTACGCCTATTTCCAATTAGTGCAGGATCAGATAGGGCTAGTTACTTTGAGTTCAGATCATGCAAAAAGGTTTGGAAGCGAACGACAAATTAACGGTCCATTTGGGGTGGTTGCTGTTGCTGCAAAGGGATTGATCCATGCTGAGGAATACATTTGACTCCACTGATTACCATAGTGGTGCGTGTCTGGTGCCACACGGTCATAGTTATGATTTTAGCTATTTTCATGTCATGCACAAAAGGGTTTTTAGCTGACTCTTACTTGTCCATTGTCACTTGTTATTTCGATATATTGTTTGTTCCACCGTTTTGTGGTTGAACGCCTACCAAAGTTCATTTGCACGGTGATAATAATCTGGTGTCAGAGCAACTCCAGGAGtttccaaaaaattcttcctaaATGAGATATTGGGGGCTATACTAAATTTTTTTCtcctaaaaacatatcaacccacAACAGATCGCTAAAAACTATCTCCTAATAATTCAAAACAGGTcatgtcatcgtattgggcccattagAATCCGTTGCTTTTTTTCCCCACCACCACGACCAGGAGCCCCCTCACGTCACCAACCCCTGTGCGCACGGTACCCGTCAAAATCCTTCGTCCGGTACCCCTCTCACGCCACCAGTCCCTGCGGACGGAGGACTCACGCCGGCAGCCCCGTGCAAGGAGGAGCAGTCCTGCGCCCTCCAATCACACCGGCAGCCCTTGGGCACGGAGGAGCAGTCCTGCGCCCTCCAGTCACACCGGCAGCCCCTACGCACGGAGGACAAGTCACGCCGGCAGCCCTTGCATCCTGCACCCTCCAAGTCACGTCGGATCAAAGTAAGGATTCATGTCCATTGAGGCATGTGGTCGCTTCCGGACCATTGAGGTCCAATTTAAATGTTTGAAACTGCTAATGCAAAAGTTCCAGACAAATGGTGAAGATCCCAACCTCAAAATAGGTAGAAATCTGAAACAAGCACCCGTACCCCTTGACCTTTGTTCCATTCTCGCTTTGTGAACGTCAATATACTCATTTCTTCACTTTGCAGCTTTCTGAATTTACGCTTACAATTGAGTCTAGAATAGCATTACACAAAAGCACCCATCAATTGGCTGCAGAGAACATAATGTTTCCAGACTCCGAATCAGGCAAAGAAACCAAGCAAATAGCGCAAACGGAAGCCTGAAACAAGCATCAATCAGCACAGGAATGCAACTTTGCAGATTGAACCAAGGAGACCAACAAATTAAAAATCACCACAGATACATATAATTCTTGCGGTTCTTCAGATTGCAGGTTGATTAGTTCTGATGGGTTCTCCAAAGAAACAACAAGACAATTGTACACAACATAGAGCCATGAGCAACACTGCATCGATTTTGAGCACTCCGCGGGTCTCCTCGTAGATGAGGCCGGAGATGCACTTGACGCCGCCCCTCCTGGCCAGCCTTTGGATCGCCGGCTTGGTGATGCCCTGGATGTTGTCGCGGAGCACCTTGAGGTGGTGCTTGGCGCCGCCCTTGCCCAGACCCTTGCCGCACCCCAAAATCCCGGAAACCGGGAAGCTTCGCTCGTAGCAACCTCTGACTTCCACTAGCGCGAGATGCGGCGGAGCACGGCAGCAGGTTGAAGCCTACCCGGACGAGGCACTCCCTTGCCACCTCCTCCGACAACCCGGGGATCAGCTCGCCCCGCTGCTCACCTcgctggcgctgctgctgccgctcgcCTGGCCGCCACCACCCTTCGCCCCGCCGGTGCCGCAGCCCCtcaccccgccaccgccgctgcgtgCGCAGGAAGGTCCGACTGCTCGGGTGCGCGGTCGGTGGGTGCTGCGGGGCGGCCGGCGCCCTAGTGTGTGCGCCCGGGAAAAAAACGCGCATGGGCGGATTGGGGAAGACCGGGCGTCACGAATATATGCGGGGCGAAGGGTGTTTTTTTCCGCCGCTAATCTTCTGGGGAGTTttaggtggactgttggagttctttttttctcttttttttccctaaagaaggttttggggtaagattagcagccttttGTAGTTGCTCTTACCATTGGTTTATTTTGGTTGGATGTGCGCCTTGCCTGCTGTGATCCACTGATCTACCGTACCACGTGGGCCGTGGCCCAGCAACTGCTACGTGGGCCCATCCTCAGCCCCATGCCAATCCTCCGGTCACCCCTTTCTTCAACCTCCATCTTTTCTCTATGAAGTCTGGACACAAGAGGCTCTTTGAAAGCTCGCTCCTTCACTCGATTCAATTGAGTCTCCCCCACAACCATCCTCAACAACATCCCCCTAGCTTCACACATACCATGGCTTCATCGTGTTCGTCTCCCCAAAGATCTCTTGTTCTTGCTCCCAAGAAAATCAAGAAATCCCCATTTGTTCATCCCATAAATCCCCCAATCCCAAAATCTGAGATCTCCTCTAATTCTTGGCAGCCTCTTTCAGCCTCCATCGGGCTTGATATACAATGGGGTCGCCGAAGGAGGGCCTTCGGCCAATTCTGGCAATTTCAGCCCGTATTGCCATTGGAGGCAGCCGACTGAAGATGGATTCTGTCCTGCCAAGCCAAGATCGAAACATCAACCGGTACACTGTACTGTATGCTCCCAGCATCCATTTCCCCTTCAAATTCACGCAAACCGCAACTTGAATTCGAATTCCCTTTCGCTCGTCCGGCTAATTTCCATTTTGTTGCAGATTCGTAATGCAGGCAAAATGAGAACATTTCTCGCAAGGCAATGTAGGAGCCCAGCAAGTCTGTTGGCGCCTCGTTTGAGGCCCTTTGGCCGCTCCTCGCCCAGCCTATCGCGGATCAACAAGCCGATCGGCGCCGGGGCTTTTCGAAGCATGATGATAATATCGATCCCTCCTCTTGAACCCCTCACCTCCGAACCGAAGCAAACGCAAGGAACAATCACCACCTCCTGACACCATTGCTAGAGAAGAGACCGCAGCTCGCCCCCATGCCTGCGCCCACGTACCATCGAGGTAATCCGCGTGCTCCTCACTCCCCCCAAACCCCTTTCACCGTGCATTCCTCGCTTCCCGATCCCCCTTTAGCTCTCGCATGTCTCTTGTTGGCAAAATAGCCATGTTACCCGTTCATGCAGTACATATATAGCGTAAATTTACCCGCACCGCGGTACTAGAGCGTCACGGTAAACAAGTTTATCGGCTCCGTCCCTCTATTTCCACTGGACTCCCAGGGATACGCCATTGGCCTCCCACCGCCGCCAGTCCCTACCACACCACCCTTGCGCCTGTGCTCGGAACCGAAGAGAGGCTGCACTGTGACTTGCCGAAGGAGGGTGTCGACGAGAGTGTGCCTCCGACGTCGCACTGAATAGGCCGAGTGCGGCAGTTCCGACCGATCTATTCGGCGCAAGAGAAGGGTGCCATCCTGGAGAAGGCAGGTTGTACCCTAGATCCGAGGGCCTTGGAGGTGGGGGAGCGAAGGAGGAGGCTTGATCTGGCGGCCGGAGTAGCGTGGCAGGTGGAAACAAGCGTGGAAAGGTTCGGCGAGAGGGCAGCCATCTgtgcaagcggcggcggcgaggttcacCGGTTCAGGCGGGCACATCCGATGAGAGCTCCACCGCGCGCTCCAACTAGGGTCCTGCCCAACTCAGGTATGTTCACCCTTGCTACCCCCTGCGGTTGTCCAAGATCTAGGTTGTTCGGTGTCAAATCTTTTAGGGTTAACTAGATTGGGTTTTGATGCTTGAGGATATTGCAGCCGGCACGTTCCCACTTGTTGCTTGTTGGCACTTGCTGCTAATTAATAATTAGCTTGCTTCTATGTTGCATCTCGGAGAAAAGAACATGCTAAGGCAATTTACAGAGGCACATGAGTATTTGCAAATAAAGATCTAAATATTATGCCTTAATCTAATAGGTACCAAACCTTGACATTTAGCCTGAACACCAGACATGCCATTCTAATATGGAGCTTCTGCTTCATTACTAGTGCCTTCTCTGAAATGCCTTTTCTTCTGCTTCGTTATCCAGCATAAGTGGCATAGGGATAATGGCATTACCATTGCCTTCTTTGAGAGTTTTTTTTGTCTTGTGTTCCTGAGAAGATAATTGCAAGATCACATAgtggaaatgaaaaaaaaacatgtatagAGTTAATAAAGTTAAACACTATTTGTCTGAATTTTTCTGCTTATCAGGTCATTTCTTATGCTAAATAATTTTGTACTAGGACTCTGTTTTTCATGAACAAACTTGGTGGGTTTTGATCAGTTACTTGAAAAAAGTAAGTTGTGCCCTACATTTAATCTAAACTTGGTGGCTCACGAGAACTTTACATACTCACATATCATGCTTAAATCATGTCATGTGCTACTATTGATATCTTTTTTGCCTGTGATTTCAGGATGGACTCTAACCAGTCCAATGTTCCTGATGGATCACAGGGAGCTTTTTCTGGTGGCAACAATTCTCCCTACCAGGCTGCCTGGAACCCATACATGCATGGTTACCAAGGTCCTCCATCTTGGTTCCCCCAAGGATTCGAGCAGCTTCCACCCAATGTCCCAATGATTTATCCAAGTACCAATGGTCCATAAGTGTTTCATCCAGCTGAAATGGCACATGCATCTGTGCAAAATGATAAGGTAGATGTGGAGGAAGTGCTCGTCCCTCCAGCGCTAGCTCctataggaaaaggaaggaggAAAAAGGCTATCAATAGGACCAAGTTAGGCAACTTCAACCCAGACGAAGATGTAAACATTGTGAAGTCATGGCTTGAAATAAGCTGTGACCCAATTACAAGTACcgcgaaaaaaaaagatcgcATGTGGGATAGGATTGTGTAGCGGTACAATTTGAGGAGGGGATCCTACCCAAAAAGGAGTTTGAGGTCTTTATAGAGCCGTTGGGACATAATCAAGGCCGAAGTGGGGAAGTTTTCATCCTTCTATGCTGATGCCATTCGAGAGAATCCTAGCGGGATGTCGGATGCCGATAACGTTGCGGTCTGTTGACCCATTttattttccatgcattttGTTGTAAATTTAACAACAATTATTTCCTGTTGCGGACCACTCATGCAACAGTTACACTTCTGATATGAGGTACTAGAGACATGGAGTGATCGATATTTGAAATATGCTCAACtttagcttgcgtacttctaggcaatatgcatccatgttttccttatgGCGGTCTCACacgtcgttgacttgattgatcaccaccagtgagtTGCTGTAGACCAGCAATTGCTTTtattcctagcgagactgccATGCGGAGCCCATGCAAATGCGCCTCGTATtcggcttcattgttggacacttCCCAAATGATGTGCAGgacatacttgagttgttcgcctttggaagatatcaagagtactcctacgTCGGCGCCCTCGA
This window encodes:
- the LOC101774208 gene encoding DEAD-box ATP-dependent RNA helicase 39, giving the protein MAMAGAAAAGRCLLLSRPSPLRLRLLRAALSTAAPTLTPTSAPAPPPRHELLLERLRLRHLKDSSSPGSPNLPPRGKAARGGERTSQHPQQGRRVEAAESFEELGLGEEVMAALGEMGISKPTEIQCVGVPAVLDGTSVVLGSHTGSGKTLAYLLPLVQLLRRDEAMLGMSMKPRRPRAVVLCPTRELTEQVYRVAKSISHHARFRSTMVSGGTRLRPQEDSLNMPVDMVVGTPGRILDHIKDGNMVYGDIKYLVLDEADTMFDQGFGPDIRKFLAPLKNRATKPGDQGFQTVLVTATMTKAVQKLIDEEFEGIVHLRTSTFQKRVATARHDFIKLTGSENKLEALLQVLEPSLAKGNKIMVFCNTLNSSRAVDHFLTENQISTVNYHGEVPAEERVENLNKFRNEEGDCPTLVCTDLAARGLDLDVDHVIMFDFPSNSIDYLHRTGRTARMGAKGKVTSLVAKKNVALATKIEEAMKKNESLEALTTNNVRRAANPQSASTKGRTSRSAKTSSALKVVNQKGRRGVVLSSKSSRTPKDTTSTRRRLPPKIQPKAKKSAAPQKAKLVKPANNSVKVSKSKAKPAGRKAKGDILNKLGTKLSVVGFRGRSSGKSAQSS